A window from Apium graveolens cultivar Ventura unplaced genomic scaffold, ASM990537v1 ctg8693, whole genome shotgun sequence encodes these proteins:
- the LOC141705243 gene encoding pentatricopeptide repeat-containing protein At5g16860-like, producing the protein MGFWDFVFHGVVVKKGFVECNVFVCNVLTMMYFKSGVLRDARKGEFGVRVDAVSLVNVLPACGVEKVWRRGKEVHGYALRSGLSQDVFVGNAIVDMNAKCELMDDVSKVTERIKVTDVVFWNVMVTGYFQVRRFEDALSMFEMIKSGEEVCIGPAGALIFRHLQPLATYFATK; encoded by the exons ATGGGTTTTTGGGATTTTGTGTTCCATGGGGTTGTGGTTAAGAAAGGGTTTGTGGAGTGTAATGTGTTTGTTTGTAATGTGCTTACGATGATGTATTTTAAGAGTGGGGTTTTGAGGGATGCGCGGAAG GGGGAGTTTGGTGTGAGGGTGGATGCGGTTAGTCTTGTTAATGTTCTTCCTGCTTGTGGGGTTGAGAAAGTGTGGAGGAGAGGGAAGGAGGTTCACGGGTATGCGCTTCGGAGTGGGCTTTCTCAGGATGTGTTTGTGGGGAATGCTATTGTGGATATGAATGCAAAGTGTGAGTTGATGGATGATGTGAGTAAAGTGACTGAGAGGATAAAGGTGACAGATGTTGTTTTTTGGAATGTAATGGTTACTGGGTATTTTCAGGTTAGGAGGTTTGAAGATGCTTTGAGCATGTTTGAGATGATAAAAAGTGGAGAAGAGGTTTG TATTGGCCCTGCAGGCGCACTTATTTTTCGTCATTTGCAACCACTTGCAACTTATTTTGCAACTAAAT